The Cucumis melo cultivar AY chromosome 5, USDA_Cmelo_AY_1.0, whole genome shotgun sequence genome has a segment encoding these proteins:
- the LOC103491581 gene encoding F-box/kelch-repeat protein At1g55270, with translation MNESVEPSSRAQRGIRIQAPLVDSVSCYCKVDSGLKTVVGARKFVPGSKICIQPDINPNAHRSKTSRRERTRVQPPLLPGLPDDLAIACLIRVPRVEHRKLRLVCKRWYRLLMGNFYYSLRKSLGMAEEWVYVIKRERDRRISWHAFDPTYQLWQSLPPVPVEYSEALGFGCAVLSGCHLYLFGGKDPIKGSMRRVIFYSARTNKWHRAPDMLRKRHCFGSCVINNCLYVAGGECEGIQRTLRSAEVYDPNKNRWSFISDMSSAMVPFIGVVHDGLWFLKGLGTRREVMSEAYSPETNTWTTVSDGMVAGWRNPSISLNGQLYALDCQDGCKLRVYDSATDSWNRFIDSKLHFGSSRALEAAALVSLNGKLCIIRNNMSISLVDVSSPDKRVESNPHLWENIAGRGHLRTLVTNLLSSIAGRNGLKSHIVHCQVLQA, from the coding sequence GTTGATTCTGTGTCATGCTATTGCAAAGTAGATTCAGGCTTGAAAACAGTTGTTGGAGCTAGAAAATTTGTCCCAGGCTCAAAAATATGTATCCAGCCTGATATTAATCCAAATGCACATAGAAGTAAAACTTCGCGGAGAGAAAGGACCCGAGTCCAACCTCCACTTCTCCCTGGCCTTCCTGATGATCTTGCCATTGCTTGTCTAATTCGAGTCCCTCGAGTGGAACACAGGAAACTCCGCCTTGTTTGCAAGAGATGGTATCGACTTCTGATGGGAAACTTCTATTATTCTCTAAGGAAAAGTCTTGGCATGGCAGAAGAGTGGGTCTATGTCATCAAAAGAGAACGTGATCGAAGGATCTCGTGGCATGCCTTTGATCCCACCTACCAGCTTTGGCAATCACTTCCACCTGTTCCTGTTGAATACTCGGAGGCCCTTGGTTTTGGCTGTGCTGTTCTCAGTGGTTGCCACCTATACTTATTTGGAGGGAAAGATCCAATAAAGGGATCAATGAGGCGGGTGATTTTCTATAGTGCTCGTACAAACAAATGGCATAGAGCACCTGATATGCTTCGGAAACGTCACTGTTTCGGCTCTTGTGTTATAAATAACTGCCTTTATGTTGCTGGTGGTGAATGTGAGGGAATCCAGAGAACACTTCGTTCAGCTGAAGTTTATGATCCCAACAAGAACAGATGGAGCTTTATTTCAGATATGAGCTCAGCTATGGTGCCATTCATTGGAGTTGTTCATGATGGGTTGTGGTTCCTGAAAGGACTTGGAACTCGCAGAGAGGTCATGAGCGAAGCCTATTCTCCCGAAACTAATACTTGGACAACGGTAAGTGATGGCATGGTTGCTGGCTGGCGCAACCCAAGTATCTCTTTGAACGGACAACTTTATGCCTTGGATTGCCAAGATGGATGTAAGCTTAGGGTTTATGATAGTGCAACAGATTCATGGAACAGATTCATCGACAGCAAGCTCCATTTTGGAAGCTCTCGTGCTCTAGAGGCTGCTGCCCTAGTTTCGCTTAATGGAAAGCTTTGCATTATCCGGAACAACATGAGTATCAGCCTAGTTGACGTTTCAAGTCCCGATAAAAGGGTTGAGAGCAATCCTCATCTATGGGAAAATATTGCTGGGAGAGGTCACTTGAGGACTCTAGTTACAAATTTATTGTCCAGTATAGCTGGCAGAAACGGGTTGAAGAGTCACATTGTCCATTGTCAGGTGCTCCAGGCATAA